From Klebsiella electrica, the proteins below share one genomic window:
- the trmB gene encoding tRNA (guanosine(46)-N7)-methyltransferase TrmB, which translates to MKNDVISPEFDENGRPLRRIRSFVRRQGRLTKGQQHALDNIWPVMGVEFNDAPLDFAALFGRNAPTTLEIGFGMGASLVAMAKARPEQNFLGIEVHSPGVGACLASAEEEGVHNLRVMCHDAVEVLHTMIADNSLNMVQLFFPDPWHKARHNKRRIVQAPFAELVKSKLKLGGVFHMATDWEPYAEHMLEVMSSLEGYRNLSESNDYVPRPESRPVTKFEQRGHRLGHGVWDLMFERVK; encoded by the coding sequence ATGAAAAACGACGTCATATCTCCGGAATTCGATGAAAACGGCCGCCCGCTGCGCCGTATTCGTAGCTTCGTCCGCCGCCAGGGCCGCCTGACCAAAGGGCAGCAGCATGCGCTGGATAACATTTGGCCGGTGATGGGCGTTGAGTTCAACGATGCGCCGCTCGATTTCGCCGCGCTGTTTGGCCGCAATGCGCCGACGACGCTGGAGATAGGATTCGGCATGGGCGCTTCGCTGGTGGCGATGGCGAAAGCCAGGCCTGAACAGAATTTCCTCGGTATCGAAGTGCACTCGCCGGGCGTCGGCGCTTGCCTGGCCTCCGCCGAAGAAGAGGGCGTACACAACCTGCGCGTGATGTGTCACGATGCGGTCGAAGTGCTCCACACCATGATTGCGGATAATTCTCTTAACATGGTGCAGCTGTTTTTCCCTGACCCGTGGCATAAAGCGCGGCATAATAAACGCCGTATCGTACAGGCGCCTTTTGCGGAGCTGGTAAAAAGCAAGCTCAAGTTGGGCGGCGTCTTCCACATGGCGACCGACTGGGAGCCGTATGCCGAGCATATGCTGGAAGTGATGTCATCGCTGGAAGGGTATCGTAACCTGTCAGAAAGCAACGATTATGTACCGCGCCCGGAATCGCGTCCGGTAACCAAATTTGAACAGCGTGGTCATCGTCTTGGCCACGGCGTATGGGACTTAATGTTCGAGAGGGTGAAATAA
- a CDS encoding YggL family protein, translating into MAKNRSRRLRKKMHIDEFQEIGFSVAWRFPQGSTEEHIDSTVNDLIEEVIEPNKLAFDGSGYLSWEGLICMQEIGKCTEEHQAIVRKWLEERGLTDVRTSELFDVWWD; encoded by the coding sequence ATGGCAAAGAATCGTAGCCGTCGTCTGCGTAAAAAAATGCATATCGACGAGTTTCAGGAAATCGGTTTTTCCGTCGCATGGCGTTTTCCGCAAGGGAGTACTGAAGAGCATATCGATAGCACCGTCAATGACCTGATTGAGGAGGTGATTGAGCCGAACAAACTGGCGTTTGACGGCAGCGGTTACCTCTCCTGGGAAGGGCTGATCTGCATGCAGGAAATCGGTAAATGTACCGAAGAGCATCAGGCTATCGTGCGTAAGTGGCTGGAAGAACGCGGGCTGACCGATGTGCGCACCAGCGAACTTTTTGACGTCTGGTGGGACTAA
- the mltC gene encoding membrane-bound lytic murein transglycosylase MltC — MKKYLALALIAPLLVSCSSSNKKGDGYNEAWVKDTNGFDILMGQFAHNIENIWGYNEVLLAGPKDYVKYTDQYQTRSHINFDEGTITVETIAGTDPTGRLRQTIIKTLLMGDDPGSIDLYSDADDIQISKEPFLYGQVVDNHGDPIRWEWRASRYADYLLQTRLKSRSNGLRMIYSITINLVPNHLDKRAHKYIGYVRQSARKYGVDESLILAIMQTESSFNPYAVSHADALGLMQVVQHSAGKDVFRAQGKSGLPSRSYLFDPENNIDTGTAYLAMLNNVYLSGIDNPTSRRYAVITAYNGGAGSVLRVFSSDKIQAANIINSMTPGDVYSTLANRHPSAESRRYLYKVNTAQKSYRRK, encoded by the coding sequence ATGAAAAAATATTTAGCGCTAGCGCTCATTGCGCCTTTGCTCGTTTCGTGTTCCAGCTCAAATAAAAAGGGCGATGGGTATAACGAAGCCTGGGTTAAGGACACCAACGGCTTCGATATCCTGATGGGCCAGTTCGCCCACAACATCGAAAATATTTGGGGTTATAACGAAGTCCTGCTCGCCGGGCCGAAAGACTACGTTAAGTATACCGATCAGTATCAGACCCGTAGCCACATCAACTTTGATGAGGGCACCATCACCGTCGAGACCATCGCCGGTACCGATCCGACCGGGCGCTTACGCCAGACCATCATTAAGACGCTGTTGATGGGCGACGATCCGGGGTCAATCGACCTCTATTCCGATGCCGACGATATCCAGATTTCGAAAGAGCCGTTCCTGTACGGACAGGTGGTGGATAACCACGGCGATCCGATTCGCTGGGAGTGGCGGGCCTCGCGCTATGCCGATTATCTGCTGCAAACGCGGCTGAAAAGCCGCAGCAACGGCCTGCGGATGATCTACAGCATCACCATTAATCTGGTGCCGAACCACCTCGACAAACGCGCGCATAAGTATATCGGCTACGTTCGCCAGTCGGCGCGCAAGTATGGCGTCGATGAGTCGCTGATTCTGGCGATTATGCAGACCGAATCCTCTTTCAACCCGTACGCCGTGAGCCATGCTGACGCGCTGGGCCTGATGCAGGTTGTGCAGCACAGCGCCGGGAAAGATGTCTTCCGCGCGCAGGGGAAATCGGGCCTGCCGAGCCGCAGCTATCTCTTCGATCCGGAGAATAACATTGATACCGGCACCGCCTATCTGGCAATGCTGAATAATGTGTATCTGTCAGGTATTGATAATCCGACCTCGCGCCGCTATGCCGTGATCACCGCGTATAACGGCGGCGCGGGAAGCGTATTGCGGGTATTCTCCAGCGATAAGATCCAGGCAGCCAATATTATCAACAGCATGACGCCGGGGGATGTCTATTCCACCCTCGCCAACCGTCACCCGTCGGCGGAATCGCGCCGCTATCTTTATAAGGTCAATACGGCGCAGAAATCCTATCGCCGGAAATAA
- the mutY gene encoding A/G-specific adenine glycosylase, producing MTFLATQFSAQVLDWYDKYGRKTLPWQMGKTPYKVWLSEVMLQQTQVATVIPYFERFMARFPTVIDLAEAPLDEVLHLWTGLGYYARARNLHKAAQQVASLHGGEFPQTFDEVAALPGVGRSTAGAILSLSLGKHYPILDGNVKRVLARCYAVNGWPGKKEVEKRLWQISEEVTPAKGVERFNQAMMDLGAIVCTRSKPKCELCPLSNGCIAYANHAWAQYPGKKPKQTIPERTGYFLLMQHGNEVLLSQRPPVGLWGGLFCFPQFEEEAALREWLAQRGIKDDNLTQLTAFRHTFSHFHLDIVPMWLSIDSSGACMDEGSALWYNLAQPPSVGLAAPVERLLQQLKAGALA from the coding sequence TTGACTTTTCTCGCCACGCAATTTTCAGCCCAGGTGCTGGACTGGTACGACAAATACGGGCGTAAAACCCTGCCATGGCAAATGGGTAAAACGCCTTACAAAGTATGGCTCTCCGAGGTGATGTTGCAACAAACGCAGGTCGCCACGGTTATTCCCTATTTTGAACGCTTTATGGCGCGCTTCCCGACGGTTATCGATCTGGCCGAGGCGCCGCTGGATGAAGTGCTGCATCTCTGGACCGGCCTGGGCTATTACGCCCGCGCGCGCAATTTACATAAGGCGGCGCAGCAGGTGGCGAGCCTGCACGGCGGCGAATTTCCGCAAACCTTTGATGAAGTGGCGGCGCTGCCCGGCGTCGGGCGTTCCACGGCCGGGGCGATTTTATCCCTCTCCCTTGGCAAGCATTACCCGATTCTCGATGGCAACGTGAAGCGCGTGCTGGCCCGCTGCTATGCGGTCAACGGCTGGCCGGGGAAAAAAGAGGTTGAGAAACGATTATGGCAGATAAGTGAAGAGGTCACGCCGGCAAAAGGAGTCGAGCGCTTTAACCAGGCAATGATGGATCTGGGGGCGATAGTCTGCACCCGTTCAAAACCGAAATGCGAACTTTGTCCGTTAAGTAACGGTTGCATCGCTTACGCAAATCATGCATGGGCACAATATCCGGGCAAAAAACCGAAGCAGACCATTCCGGAGCGAACGGGCTATTTCCTGCTGATGCAGCACGGCAACGAGGTGTTGCTTTCCCAGCGTCCACCGGTCGGCTTATGGGGCGGATTATTCTGTTTTCCGCAGTTTGAAGAGGAGGCCGCGCTGCGCGAATGGCTGGCTCAGCGTGGGATAAAGGATGATAATCTGACGCAATTGACCGCGTTCCGCCACACTTTCAGCCATTTCCATCTGGATATTGTGCCGATGTGGCTTAGCATAGATTCATCTGGCGCATGCATGGATGAAGGCAGCGCACTCTGGTATAACTTAGCGCAGCCGCCGTCGGTTGGACTGGCGGCTCCCGTGGAGCGCTTGTTGCAACAGTTGAAGGCCGGGGCTCTTGCATAG
- a CDS encoding nucleoside permease, giving the protein MNLKLQLKILSFLQFCLWGSWLTTLGSYMFVTLKFDGASIGAVYSSLGIAAVLMPTLLGIVADKWISAKWVYALCHLVGAGTLFMAAQVTTPGEMFFVILLNSLAYMPTLGLINTISYYRLKSAGLDIVTDFPPIRIWGTIGFIMAMWGVSFAGFELSHMQLYIGAALSVVLALFTLTLPHIPVSNQQKNQSWSSMLGLDAFALFKNKRMAIFFIFSMLLGAELQITNMFGNTFLHSFDNNPLFSGSFIVEHASVMMSISQISETLFILTIPFFLSRYGIKNVMIISIFAWMLRFGLFAYGDPTPFGTVLLVLSMIVYGCAFDFFNISGSVFVEKEVRPEIRASAQGMFLMMTNGFGCILGGVVSGKVVEMYTTNGITDWQPVWLIFAAYSLVLAIAFIALFKYKHVRVPNGAQPIAH; this is encoded by the coding sequence ATGAACCTTAAGCTGCAGCTTAAAATATTGTCGTTTCTGCAGTTCTGCCTGTGGGGTAGCTGGCTGACTACACTTGGCTCCTATATGTTTGTGACGCTCAAGTTCGACGGTGCGTCTATCGGCGCCGTTTACAGCTCACTCGGCATTGCGGCGGTGCTGATGCCAACGCTGCTGGGTATCGTGGCGGATAAGTGGATCAGCGCGAAGTGGGTTTACGCGCTGTGCCATCTGGTGGGGGCCGGTACGCTGTTTATGGCGGCCCAGGTCACCACGCCGGGGGAGATGTTCTTTGTGATTCTGCTTAACTCGCTGGCCTATATGCCAACGTTGGGCTTAATCAACACGATTTCCTACTACCGCCTGAAATCCGCCGGTCTTGATATTGTGACGGATTTCCCACCGATTCGTATCTGGGGCACCATTGGCTTTATCATGGCGATGTGGGGCGTCAGCTTCGCAGGTTTCGAACTGAGCCACATGCAGCTGTACATCGGCGCGGCGCTCTCCGTGGTCCTCGCGCTGTTCACCCTGACGCTGCCGCACATTCCGGTCTCCAATCAGCAAAAAAACCAGAGCTGGAGCAGCATGCTTGGCCTCGACGCCTTTGCCCTGTTTAAAAACAAGCGGATGGCGATTTTCTTTATTTTCTCCATGCTGTTAGGCGCAGAGCTGCAAATCACCAACATGTTCGGGAATACCTTCCTGCACAGCTTCGATAATAACCCGCTGTTCTCCGGGAGCTTTATCGTTGAGCACGCATCGGTGATGATGTCTATCTCCCAGATCTCCGAAACCCTGTTCATACTGACTATCCCGTTCTTCCTGAGCCGCTATGGCATCAAGAACGTGATGATTATCAGTATTTTCGCCTGGATGCTGCGCTTCGGTCTCTTCGCCTATGGCGATCCGACACCGTTCGGCACCGTGCTGCTGGTTCTGTCGATGATTGTTTACGGCTGCGCCTTCGACTTCTTCAACATCTCCGGTTCGGTGTTCGTCGAGAAAGAGGTGAGACCCGAAATCCGCGCCAGCGCCCAGGGGATGTTCCTGATGATGACCAACGGCTTCGGCTGTATTCTCGGCGGCGTGGTGAGCGGGAAAGTTGTCGAGATGTATACCACCAACGGCATTACCGACTGGCAGCCCGTGTGGCTGATCTTCGCCGCCTACTCGCTGGTTCTGGCCATTGCCTTCATCGCGCTGTTCAAGTACAAGCACGTTCGCGTGCCGAACGGTGCGCAGCCGATTGCGCATTGA
- a CDS encoding sugar ABC transporter permease, whose product MNSKTASRPALDRSDERVRHNDGLFGVVRAQINRIKTGDLGTAPVIAGLIVISLVFTWLNPVYIAPNNLVNLLFDCATVGFISLGIVCVLMLGEIDLSVGSMSGLSSAIVGVLWVNAGWPVAAAIAVALLCGLAVGLLYALLYNRVGMPSFVATLAGLLALLGLQLYILGPSGSINLPYASPLVRFGQLLVMPGWFSHLMALLPGLAMLIFGLKTRTRRLAANLSAEAVSSLLLRAILLTVIFEAAVLYLNLGRGVPWIFGLFVAFVMLLNYALKRTKWGRSMFAVGGNREAARRSGINVRAIYVSAFVLCSTFATFGGILAASRLASASQQAGTGDVNLNAIAAAVIGGTSLFGGRGSAWSALLGIIVIQSISNGLTLLNLPSSLRYIITGCVLAIAVIIDSLARRSRVSHGRA is encoded by the coding sequence ATGAACAGCAAGACAGCATCCCGCCCCGCTCTTGATCGCAGCGATGAGCGCGTCCGGCACAACGACGGCCTGTTCGGCGTGGTACGTGCGCAGATCAATCGTATCAAAACCGGCGATCTGGGTACCGCGCCGGTCATCGCCGGGCTGATCGTTATCTCCCTGGTTTTCACCTGGCTCAACCCGGTCTATATCGCCCCCAATAACCTCGTTAACCTGCTTTTTGACTGCGCTACCGTGGGATTTATCTCTCTGGGGATCGTCTGCGTACTGATGCTCGGCGAAATCGATCTTTCGGTGGGCTCAATGAGCGGACTCTCTTCGGCGATCGTTGGCGTACTGTGGGTTAATGCCGGCTGGCCGGTTGCCGCGGCGATTGCCGTGGCGCTGCTGTGCGGTCTCGCCGTCGGGCTGCTTTACGCTCTGCTGTATAACCGCGTCGGCATGCCGAGCTTCGTGGCGACGCTCGCCGGTCTGCTGGCGCTGCTCGGGCTGCAGCTGTATATTCTCGGTCCCAGCGGCAGCATTAACCTGCCCTACGCCTCGCCGCTGGTGCGCTTTGGCCAGCTACTGGTGATGCCGGGCTGGTTCTCTCATCTTATGGCGCTGTTGCCCGGACTGGCGATGCTGATATTTGGCCTCAAAACGCGTACGCGCCGCCTGGCGGCGAACCTGTCGGCGGAAGCCGTCAGCTCGCTGTTGTTGCGCGCGATTCTGCTGACGGTGATTTTTGAAGCCGCCGTGCTCTATCTCAATCTCGGGCGCGGCGTGCCGTGGATTTTCGGCCTGTTCGTCGCCTTCGTGATGCTGCTCAACTATGCGCTCAAGCGGACGAAATGGGGGCGCTCCATGTTTGCCGTTGGCGGCAACCGCGAAGCGGCACGCCGTTCGGGGATCAACGTGCGGGCTATTTACGTCAGCGCCTTTGTGCTCTGTAGCACGTTCGCCACCTTCGGCGGTATTCTGGCCGCTTCCCGGCTGGCCTCGGCAAGCCAACAGGCCGGGACCGGCGACGTGAACCTGAACGCCATTGCGGCGGCGGTTATCGGCGGCACCAGCCTGTTCGGCGGGCGCGGCAGCGCCTGGTCCGCTCTGCTGGGGATCATCGTGATTCAGTCGATTTCGAATGGTTTGACGTTGTTGAATTTGCCGTCATCGCTGCGCTACATCATTACCGGCTGCGTGCTGGCGATTGCGGTGATTATTGACTCGCTGGCCCGCCGTTCCCGCGTATCGCACGGACGCGCCTGA
- a CDS encoding YggN family protein yields the protein MMRKTLLAVALSVTALSAHADYQCSVTPRDDVILSPHQVQVKGENGDLVIKPDGNLTYNGKQYPLTAAQREQAEDYQAGLRSSLPWIDDGARSRVEKGRQALDKIITEQVGASSSMHGRLTKLDAQLKTQMNRIIERRSDGLTFHYKAIDQVRADGQQLINQAMGGILQDSINEMGAKAVLKGGGNPLQGILGSLGGLQTAIQDEWKNQEADFQKFGKDVCSRVVSLEDSRKALVSSLK from the coding sequence ATGATGCGCAAAACGCTGCTGGCGGTGGCGCTGTCCGTTACCGCTCTGTCCGCGCACGCGGACTACCAATGTAGCGTCACGCCGCGTGACGACGTGATCCTCAGCCCGCATCAGGTGCAGGTCAAAGGGGAGAACGGCGATCTGGTGATTAAGCCGGACGGCAATCTGACCTATAACGGAAAACAGTATCCTCTGACTGCGGCCCAGCGCGAGCAGGCCGAGGACTATCAGGCCGGCTTGCGCAGCAGCCTGCCGTGGATTGATGACGGCGCGCGTTCACGCGTCGAAAAAGGGCGTCAGGCGCTGGATAAAATCATTACCGAACAGGTTGGCGCCAGCAGCAGTATGCATGGTCGTCTGACCAAACTTGACGCGCAGCTGAAAACCCAGATGAACCGCATTATTGAACGTCGCAGCGACGGCCTCACTTTCCATTACAAAGCGATCGATCAGGTGCGCGCCGACGGCCAGCAACTGATTAATCAGGCGATGGGCGGTATTCTGCAGGACAGTATCAACGAGATGGGCGCGAAGGCGGTTCTGAAAGGCGGAGGCAATCCGCTGCAGGGGATCCTCGGCAGCCTCGGCGGCCTGCAAACGGCGATTCAGGATGAATGGAAAAATCAGGAAGCGGATTTCCAGAAATTTGGCAAAGACGTTTGTAGCCGGGTCGTCTCCCTTGAAGACAGCCGCAAGGCGCTGGTGAGTTCCCTGAAATAA
- a CDS encoding oxidative damage protection protein yields MSRTIFCTFLQREADGQDFQLYPGELGKRIYNEISKEAWAQWQHKQTMLINEQKLNMMNVEHRKLLEQEMIQFLFEGKDVHIEGYTPPEKK; encoded by the coding sequence ATGAGCAGAACGATTTTTTGTACTTTCCTGCAGCGTGAAGCGGATGGCCAGGATTTCCAGCTGTATCCGGGTGAGTTAGGCAAACGCATCTATAACGAGATTTCGAAAGAGGCGTGGGCTCAGTGGCAGCACAAGCAAACCATGTTAATCAACGAGCAAAAGCTCAATATGATGAACGTGGAGCATCGCAAGCTGCTGGAACAGGAGATGATCCAGTTCCTGTTTGAAGGGAAAGATGTGCATATTGAAGGCTACACGCCGCCTGAAAAAAAGTAA
- the citG gene encoding triphosphoribosyl-dephospho-CoA synthase CitG, producing the protein MTGLLATKCGAIDVPRLAEEALWQELELTPKPGLVDRLNNGAHHDMDHALFARSITAITPWFSRFTRLGSDCADQPPGEQLRLLRPMGMACEQAMYAATGGVNTHKGGIFSLGLLCFAAGRVREVTASSLCSEVGMLCQGLVARELAGRSAAATAGERQFQQLGLTGARGEAESGFATVRRVLPQWNGRQLHDLLLRLMAVNPDSNLVSRGGIEGLRYVQGYARELLANGWDRETLLKMDKALIERNLSPGGSADLLSVGWVLSAIK; encoded by the coding sequence ATGACTGGTTTGCTCGCGACTAAGTGCGGTGCCATTGACGTTCCTCGTCTGGCGGAAGAGGCCCTGTGGCAGGAGCTGGAGCTGACGCCCAAACCAGGGCTGGTCGACCGACTCAACAACGGGGCCCACCACGACATGGACCACGCGCTGTTTGCCCGCAGTATTACCGCGATTACGCCGTGGTTCTCCCGCTTTACCAGGCTAGGGAGCGACTGCGCCGACCAACCGCCAGGCGAGCAGCTGCGCCTGCTGCGCCCGATGGGCATGGCCTGCGAGCAGGCGATGTATGCCGCCACCGGCGGCGTGAATACTCATAAAGGGGGGATATTTTCTCTCGGGCTGCTCTGTTTTGCCGCCGGAAGAGTGCGGGAGGTGACCGCATCAAGCCTCTGTAGCGAAGTGGGGATGCTGTGTCAGGGGCTGGTGGCGCGCGAACTGGCGGGTCGCAGCGCGGCAGCAACCGCAGGCGAACGTCAGTTTCAGCAACTGGGCTTAACCGGCGCACGCGGTGAAGCGGAAAGCGGTTTTGCGACGGTGCGTCGTGTCTTGCCGCAGTGGAACGGCCGCCAGCTGCATGATTTGCTCCTGCGCCTGATGGCGGTGAATCCGGACAGTAATCTGGTGTCGCGCGGCGGTATTGAAGGGCTGCGCTACGTTCAGGGCTACGCGCGGGAATTACTGGCTAATGGCTGGGATCGCGAGACGTTGCTTAAGATGGATAAGGCATTGATTGAACGCAATCTGAGCCCGGGCGGCAGTGCGGATTTGCTGTCGGTGGGGTGGGTGCTCTCTGCAATAAAATAG